From Micromonospora auratinigra:
GTCCCGGATCTCCGGCGACACCGACGTGGTCGTCGGGGTCTCCACCGCGGGCCGGGACAGTCCCGAGCTGGCCCCGCTGATCGGCATGTTCGTCAACCCGGTGGCGCTGCGCTGCGACGTCACCGGCGACCCGACCTTCCGGGAACTGCTGAACCGGGTACGCGACGGCCTGCTCAACGCGATGGACCACGGCCAGACCCCGTTCCAGCGCATCGTCGAGGCGGTCGACCCGCAGCGTGACCCGTCGGTGCAGCCGATCTTCCAGACCGCGCTGAACTTCATCCCGGACTCCGGGCTGGACCCGGTGCGGCTCGGCACCACCAAGGACGACCTGGCCTTCGACATCACCACCGGGGAGAGCCGCCTGGTCTACCGGACCGAGCTGTTCGACCGGTCCTCCGCCGAGGCGGTCGTGGAGCGCTACGTCCGGCTTCTCGACGCCGCGGTGGGCGACCCCGACCGCCCGGTCGCCGGGCTGCCGCTGCTCGCCCCCGCCGACGCCGACCGGCTGCTCGGCACCGGCGCCGACGACGCCCACGACGTGCCGCCGAGCACCGTGCCGGACGAGGTGCAGCGGCAGGCCGCCGCCACCCCGGACGCGGTCGCGCTGGTCTGCGACGGCGTCGGACTCACGTACGCCGAGCTGAACACCGCCGCGAACCGGCTCGCCCGGCTGCTGGTGGCCCGGGGCGCCGGCCCGGAGGACCGGGTCGCGCTCGCGCTGCCGCGCTCCTGCGACCTGGTGGTGGCGATCCTCGCGGTGCTCAAGTCCGGCGCCGCCTACGTGCCGGTGGACACCACCTACCCGGCCGGGCGGATCGGGTACCTGCTGGAGGACGCCGCGCCGGCCCTGGTGGTGGCCGCCCCGGAGACCGCGGCCCTGGTGCCGGGGGAGGCGCTGGTGCTGGACGGGGAGGTGGGCGCCGACCAGTCCGGCGCGGACCTCACCGACGCCGACCGGCGGGCGCCGCTGCGCCCGGAGCACCCCGCCTACGTCCTCTACACCTCCGGCTCCACCGGCCGGCCCAAGGGCGTGGTGGTGGAGCACCGGGCGGCGACCGCCTACCTGGCGTGGGCCCGGCACACCTATCCGGGGCTGGCCGGCACCGCGCTGCTGCACTCGCCGGTCGCGTTCGACCTGACCGTCACCGGCCTGCTCGGCACCCTCACCGCGGGCGGCACGGTCCGGCTCGCCGCGATCGACGAGCCGGCGGCCCGCGCCGGTGGCCGGCCGGACTTCCTGAAGGTCACCCCGAGCCACCTGCCGCTGCTCGACGGCGAGCTGTCGCCCACCACCGACCTGGTGATCGGCGGCGAGGCGCTGACCGGCGAGCAGCTCGCCGGCTGGCGGGCCGCGCACGGGGACGTCGCGGTGATCAACGAGTACGGCCCCACCGAGGCGACCGTCGGCTGCGTCGCGGCCCGGATCGCCCCCGGCGAGCCGGTCCCGCCCGGCCCGGTGCCGATCGGCACGCCCACCTGGAACACCCGTGCGCTGCTGCTGGACGCCGCGCTCCAGCCGGTGCCGTCGGGCGTGGTCGGCGAACTGTACGTCGCCGGCACCCAGCTCGCCCGTGGCTACCACCGCCGCCCGGGGCTGACCGCCGAGCGCTTCCTGCCCTGCCCGTACGGGCCGCCGGGGCAGCGGATGTACGCCACCGGCGACCTGGCCCGCCGGCGGCCGGACGGCTCGCTGGAGTACCTGGGCCGCCGCGACGACCAGGTCAAGGTGCGCGGCATGCGGATCGAGCTGGGCGAGATCGAGGCGGCGCTGCTGGCCCACCCGGACGTCCGGGCGGCCGCCGCGGCGGTCCGGATCGACTCCGGCGAGCCGGTCCTGGTCGGCTACCTGGTCGGCCCGGCCGTCGAGGAGTCGGTCCGCGCCGAGCTGGCCCGTGAGCTGCCGGCGCACCTGGTGCCGAGCGCGCTGGTCCGGCTCGACGCGCTGCCGCTGACCCCGAACGGCAAGCTGGACCGGGCCGCGCTGCCGGCCCCGGCCACCGTCGCGCCCGCCGAGGACAGCTACGTGCCGCCGCGCACCGACGCCGAGTCGCTGGTCGCCGAGGTCTTCGCCGAGATCCTCCAGGTGGAGAAGGTCGGTGCCCTGGACGACTTCTTCGCCCTCGGCGGCAACTCGCTGCGCGGCATGCGGGCGATGGCCCGGATCCGCGCCGAGGTCGACGTCGAGCTGCCGATGCGGGCGCTGTTCAGCAGCCCGGTGGTGGCGGACCTGGCCGCCCGGATCGAGGAACGGATCGCCGCCGAACTCGACGGACTCTCCGACACCGAGGTCGCCGCGCTGCTCGCGGCGGAAGAGGAAGCGCGCTGATGACCGACCTGAAGGATCCGACCCGGGAAGCGGCCCGGCAGGCGCTGATCGCCCGGCGACTGCGGGCCCGCCAGGCCGCTCCCACGGCCCGGATCACGCCCCGGCCCGCCGACGCCGAGGTGCCGCTGTCGTACGCCCAGGAGCGGGTCTGGTTCATGGACCAGCTCGCCCCGGGCGAGGCCGCGTACCACATCGCGGTGCCGCTGCGGGTGCGTGGCCCGCTCGACGTGGACGCGCTGCGCGCCGCCCTGGCCACCCTGACCGCCCGGCACGAGTCGTTGCGGACCCGCTTTCCGGCGGACGCCGACGGCCGGCCCACCGTGGTGGTCTCCGGGACCGTCGAGGTGCCGCTGACCATCGTGGACGCCGCCGACGAGCAGTCCGCGCAGGCGCTCGTCGACGCGGCCGCCGCCGAACCGTTCGACCTGGCCCAGGGTCCGCTGCTGCGGGCCCTGCTGGTCCGGCTGGCCGAGGACGACCACGTGCTCTTCCTCGCCCAGCACCACATCGTCGGCGACGGCTGGTCGGTCGACGTGCTGCTGCGCGACCTGATCACCGCCTACCGGGGCGGCGAGCCGCCCACCCTGCCCGTCCAGTACGGCGACTTCGCGGTCTGGGAGGCGCGGGAGCTGGACGGCCCGCAGGCGCGGGCGCACGTCGACTACTGGAAGCAGCGCCTCGCCGGGATCACCCCGCTGGAGCTGCCGGTGGACCGGCCCCGGCCGGCCACCCAGACCTACCGGGGCGACTTCGTCGAGTTCACCGTCGGGCGGGACGTGCTGGACCGGCTCGGCGAGCTGACCCGGGCGGCCGGCGGCACCCTCTTCATGACCCTGCTCGCCGCGTACCAGGTGCTGCTGGCCCGGCACGCCGGCCAGGAGGACTTCGCCGTCGGCGCGTCGGTGGCCGGGCGCTCCGCGCCGGAGCTGGAGAACGTGGTCGGCATGTTCATCAACATGCTGCCGCTGCGGGCCGAGCTGGCCGGCGACCCGAGCTTCACCGAGCTGCTGGAGCGCACCCGGCGCGGCGTGCTGGACGCCTTCGAGCACGCCGACGTGCCGTTCGCGAAGGTGGTCCACGAGCTGGGCCTGCCCCGCGACGTCAGCCGCTCCCCGGTGTTCCAGTCGATGTTCGTGCTGCAGAACTACGAGATGGGCCGCTTCTCCGGCGTCTCCGGGGTGTCCGGCGCCGAGGCGGTCAGCTTCGACTGGACCCCGATGGAGCTGCGCGCCACCCGGTTCGACTTCGAGCTGCACGCCGTCGAGGTGGCCGACGGGCTCTGGGGGAAGCTGGTCTTCAACACCGACCTGTTCGACCGGGACACCGTCGAGCGGATGGCCGCGCGCTGGACCGCCCTGCTCGACGCGATCGTCGCCGCCCCCGACACCCCGGTCTCCCGGCTGGCGCTGCTGCCCGCCGGGGAACGCGAGCTGCTGGCGGCCTGGAACGACACCGCCGCCGACTTCCCGCGTGAGCAGACCCTGCACGGCCCGATCGAGGAGCGCGCCGCGGCCACCCCGGACGCCGTCGCGCTCACCGTCGAGGGACGCAGCCTCACGTACGCGGAGCTGAACGCGGCGGCCAACCGGGTCGCGCACCGGCTGCGCGCCGCCGGGGTGAGGCCGGAGACCCTGGTCGGGGTCTGCGCGGAACGCTCCGTCGAGCTGGTCGCCGCGCTGCTCGGCGTGCTCAAGGCCGGCGGCGCGTACCTGCCGCTGGACCCGGAGTACCCGGCCGACCGGCTGGCCTTCATGCTCACCGACGCGGACGCCCCGGTGGTGCTGGTCCAGCGGCACCTGCGCGACGTGTTGCCGGCCACCGCCGCCGAGGTGCTCGACCTCGACGACGCCCCGGTCTGGGCCGACCAGCCGACCACCGACCCGGCCCCCACCGCCGGCCCGGAACACCTCGCGTACGTCATCTACACCTCCGGCTCCACCGGCCGGCCCAAGGGCGTGCCGAACACCCACCGGGGCATCGTCAACCGGCTCGACTGGATGCAGAAGACCTACCGGCTCGGCGCCGACGACGCGGTGCTGCAGAAGACCCCGGCCAGCTTCGACGTGTCGGTGTGGGAGTTCTTCTGGCCGCTGCGCGAGGGCGCCCGCCTGGTGCTGGCCAAGCCCGGCGGCCACAAGGACGCCGGCTACCTGCGCGACCTGCTGGTCGCCGAACGGATCACCACCGCGCACTTCGTGCCGTCCATGCTCACCGTCTTCCTCGCCGAGGAGGGCGTCGAGGCGGCCACCGCGCTGCGCCGGGTGATCTGCTCCGGCGAGGAACTGCCGCTCGCCTCGGCGGTCGACTTCACCGCCCGGCTGCCCTGGTGCGGCCTGCACAACCTGTACGGCCCCACCGAGGCGGCCATCGACGTCACCGCATGGGCCTGCGAGCCGGCCCGGCTGGCGGAGGTGACCGGCGTGCCGATCGGCGCGCCGATCGCCAACCTGCGCCTGCACGTGCTCGACCCGGCCGGCGGGCAGTGCCCGGTCGGCGTCGCCGGTGAGCTGCACATCGGCGGCGTCGGCCTGGCCCGCGGCTACCACCGCCGGCCCGCGCTGACCGCCGAGAAGTTCGTCCCCGACCCGTACTCCGGCCAGCCGGGCGACCGGCTCTACCGCACCGGCGACCTGGCCCGCTGGGTGGTCGGTCCGGACGGCTCCGGCGTGATCGAGTTCCTCGGCCGGATCGACCACCAGGTGAAGCTGCGCGGCCTGCGGATCGAGCTGGGTGAGATCGAGAGCGCGCTGCGCGACCAGCCGGGGGTGACCGAGGCGGCGGTGATCGTCCGCGAGGACAGCCCCGGCGACAAGCGGCTCACCGCGTACCTGGTCGGGTCGGCCGAGCACGGCGCGGTGAAGGCGGCGCTGAAGGAGACGCTGCCGGAGTACATGGTGCCGGCCGCGTTCGTCACCCTCGACGCGCTGCCGTTGAGCCCCAACGGCAAGCTGGACCGCAGGGCGCTGCCCGCGCCGGTGGTCACCCGCGAGGCGTCGGTGGCGCTGGTCGAGCCGCGCGACGACACCGAGCGGGCGCTCGCCGCGATCTGGTCCGAGGTGCTCGGTGTGGACACCCTCGGCATCGACGACGACTTCTTCGACCTGGGTGGGCACTCGATGCTCGCCACCCAGGTGGTCGCGAAGATCCGCAAGGCGGAGCTGGGCGGCCGGGCGGTCGGCGTGATGGACCTGTTCCAGCAGCGGACCATCCGCGACCTGGCCGGGTTCATCACCGGCGACGCCACCCAGGAGGGGCCGCGTCGGCTGCTCTACGAGCTGACCAAGCCGGTGCCGGCCGACCGGCGGGTGCTGTCGTACGTCTGCGTCCCGTACGGCGGCGGCAGCGCCATCGTCTACCAGCCGCTGGCCGACGCGCTGCCCGCCGGGCACGCGCTCTGGTCCCTGGCGATCCCCGGCCACGACGTCGGGCTCGCCGAGGACGCGCTGCCCTTCGAGGAGCTGACCGGCCGGGTGGCCGAGGAGATCCTGGCACGGGTCGAGGGCCCGATCGCCCTCTACGGCCACTGCGGCGTGGGCAGCGCGATCGTCGCCGAGGTGGCCCGCAAGGTGGAGGCGGCCGGCCGCGACATCGAGGCCGTCTACATCGGGGCGATGTTCCCCTTCGCCCGCCCGAAGGGCCTCTTCGCCCGGGCCCGCAACCGGCTGGAGCAGCTGCGCAGCAACCGGCACTACGCGAGCTGGCTCAAGTCGATGGGCGTCGACACCGACGAGCTGGACCCGGAGCAGGCCGACCGGATCATCAGCAACATGCGGGCCGACTCCCGCGCCTCCGAGGAGTACTTCACCCGGCTGCTCGACCAGCGGGCGACGAAGCTGCGTGCCCCGATCATCTCGGTGGTCGGCTCCGAGGACCCGGTCACCGACTACTACCGCGAGCGGTACGCCGAGTGGCAGTTCCTCAGCGACACCCTCGGCCTCGTCGTGCTCGACCAGGCCGGCCACTTCTTCCTCAAGTACCGCGCCGGGGAGCTGGCCGAGATCGTCACCCGGGTCCACCCGGCGGTGACCGCCGGGGACGTCACGCCGCTGGGCCCGGCGGCCCGCGGTGAGGACGCCGACTGGGTGGTCCTCGACCGGCTCCGGGTCGGCGCGGCGGAGCAACCGGCGAAGGCCGTGGTGAAACCGAGCATGGGACGCTTCCTGGCGGTCACCGTCGGGCAGCTCGTGTCCAGCACCGGCTCGGCGCTTACCGCGTTCGCCCTGCCGATCTGGCTGTTCAACCGGACCGGTTCGGTCGCCGACCTGGGGCTGCTCTGGGCGCTCGCGCTGGTCTGCGGCGTGCTGATGCTGCCGGTGGCCGGCGCGATCATCGACCGGGTCGACCGGCGCAAGGTGATGATGCTGACCAGCTCCGTCGCCGGCACGGTGCAGCTGGTGCTGGCCGCGCTGCTGTGGACCGACTCGCTGGTGCTCTGGCACATCTACGCCCTGGTGGCGCTCAGTTCGGTCGCCGGGTCGTTCCAGCGGATCGCGTTCCAGTCCGCGGTGCCGCAGCTGGTGCCGAAGCGCTACCTCGGGCACGCGATGGGCATCACCCAGCTCTCCACCGGGGTGGCCACCCTGCTGATGCCGGTCTTCGCCGCCGGCCTGCTCGCCGCGATCGAACTCAAGGGCATCCTGCTCGTCGACGTGGCCAGCTACGTGGTGGCGATCGCGACGCTGGCCGTGGTCCGCTTCCCCGACCTGCTCGGCTGGCGGCCCCGGGAGCGGCTGCTGGTCGCCATCGCCAACGGCATGCGCTACTCCTGGCAGCACCGGGGCTTCCGGCTGATGCTCGGCTACTTCGCGCTGGGCAACATCTTCCTCGCCCCCGCCCTGGTGCTGGCCACCCCGCTGGTGCTCTCCTTCGGCGGCCCCACCCAGGTGGCGCAGGTGGCGCTGGCCGAGGCGGCCGGCGCGGTGGCGGGCGGCGTGCTGATGTCGGTCTGGGGCGGTCCGCGCCGGCGGCGGATGATCGGCGTGCTGATCGGCAACCTGGCCACCGCGATCGGCTGCGTGCTGATCGGTCTGGACGCCTCGTTGACGATGATCTGCGTCGGCATGTGCTGGCTGGCCATGGCGATGACCACCGCGCAGTCGATCTACGCGACCATCGTCCAGGTCAAGGTGCCGCAGCGCTTCCACGGCCGGGTGTTCAGCCTCAACCAGACCATCTCCTGGTCCACCCTGCCGATCGGCTTCGCGCTGCTCGCGCCGGGCGCCACGGCCCTGTTCGAGCCGATGCTCGCCCCGGGCGGAGCGCTCGCCGACTCGGTCGGCGCGGTGATCGGCACCGGTCCGGGCCGGGGCATCGGCTTCGCGTACGTCTGTTTCGGGCTGATCCTGGTGCTGATCACGCTGGGCGGGTTCGCCATCCGGCTGCTGCGCCGCTTCGACCTGGAGGTCGAGGACTCGCTGCCCGACGACCTGATCGGCGCGCAGGAGCGGGAACGGCGGCTCGCCGCCCGGGCCGCCGAGCGTGCGGAGGGGGAGCTGGTCGAGGCCTGAGCCGTACCGCCTCGACGGGGCCGCCGGCACGGAGCCGGCGGCCCCGCCGCGTCACCAGTCGGTGGGCGGATCCGCCAGCTCGGACTCGGGCAGCTCCGCCGGCTCGGCCACCCAGGCCGAGTAGACCGGCACCCCGTGCCACGGCCCGCCCGCGTCGTCGGTGGCCACCGCCACCACCGCGTACGGGTGCCCGAAGCGCAGCTCCGCGATCCGGGCCACCCCCTCCGGCGGCAGCGCGACCGCCATCGCCATCCCGGTCAGCGCGGCGGCCTCGAAGCCGAACCGCCCGAAGCGGGCCACCGCCGTCTGCCGCACCTCGTACGCCGGCAGCGGCGCGTCGATCAGCGTGCCCAGCGCGCGCGCCGCCGCGTCGAAGCCGAAACCCGCGCCGGAGAGGTCGTGCGTGCTCTGCACCGCCCAGCAGGGCAGCACGGCGGTGGCCTGCTCCTCCCGACCGTCGGCGGCGAAGGTCCGGGTGGGCCGCTCGGACAGGCTCCAGAGCGGGGTGTCGCCCAGCGGCAGGTCGAACAGCGACCGCCGGCCCGGGATGGCGCCGGTCGCCGCGGCCACCGCCAGCTCCTGGGCGGCCGCGAGCACGTCCCCGGCGGCGACCTCGGGCGCGGCGGCCACCGAGACGACCAGCATCCCGGCCCCGTCGCCCTCGGCCACCGGCCGGGCCGGGGCGGCGTGCACGGCCACCTCGCCGGCCCGCGCGGTGTTCGCGATCGCGCAGTCGTGCCCCCACTGCGGGGTCCGCAGCGCCCGGCGCAGCCGGCCCGCCCAGGCGCTGCCCGCGCCGAGCCCGGCCGCCTCGGTCACCTCGAAGGGGTCCGCCCAGGACAGCCGGGTGGCCAGGGCGGAGGCGAGTACCAGCAGCGTCTGCGGGGTGACCTCGACCGGGAACCGGTCGATCAGCCCGGCGGTGTGCTCGCGCGCCCACGCGTCCAGGGCCGCCGCCCCGGGCAGCGGGCCGGTCGCGGTCCGCCGCGGCAGGCCGGCCCGCCAGCGGGCCAGGCCGTCGAACGGCCGCCGCTCCCACACCGCGCTGGCGGAGGCGACCAGCGGGTGCGGCGTCTCCAGCAACGCCCGGGCGGTCGCGGCGGCCTGCTCGACGTCGGTGCCGAGCGCCTCGGCCAGCGCTCGCCGGTCGTCGCCGCTGGCGGCGGTGCCGGTCAGGGCGAGCAGCAGCCAGGCGCCGAGCGGCGAGGTGACGTGGTGGTCGTCGCCGGCGGCGCGGTGCAGCCGCTCGGCGTAGCGGGCGAGGGGTCCGTGGAGTGGGTTCACCGCTCCACTGTGCCGGTCGGCGGCTCGTCCGGCACGCCCGCCCGACACGGATCCCGGGCCAGGTCAGGAGAACAGCTCGAACGGCTCGTCGATCTCCTCGCCGGCGAGGAACGCCGGCAGCAGTTCGGGCAGCCGACCCGGGTAGCAGCGGGGGCGTTCGGCGAGCAGGTCGGCGAGCGGCCACCAGCGGAAGCCGAAGTAGTCCTCCAGCTCGTAGTCGAGCCGCTCCGTCTCGTCGACGTCGGGTCCCGGCCCCGGCAGCCGGACCGGCACCACCACCTCGTCCTGGAGGTGGCGTCGCTGCCGGTGCACGAAGCTGGCCCGGCGTCGCCAGCTGGCCGCGCCGACCTGGTCCGGGCGGACCACGATCCCGGTCTCCTCCCGCAGCTCCCGCACCGCCGCCTCCAGGTACGTCTCCCCGGGGTCGAGGCCGCCGCCGGGCAGCTCCCACCAGGTGCCGAGGCGGGGATGGTCCGGATCGTGGGTGTGGAACAGCAGCAGCCGGTCGGTGACGTCGCGCACCACCAGCCGCACCGCGCGGCGTTCGACGACGGGCAGGTCGGCGGGCAGTTCCGGGTGCACGGCTCCTCCAGGAGGGTCGGCGCCGGCCGGTCCCCGCTGGGAGGATGGCGACCATGTCGCAGCTCTTCGGTGAGGTGGCCGGCGAATACGACGAGGCCCGGCCAGGCTATCCGGCGGCGCTCGTCGAGGCGGTGCGCACGTACCACGGCGGGTCGCCGGGCACCCTGGTGGAGGTGGGCGCCGGGACCGGGCTGGCCACCCGCACGCTGCTCGGGCTGGGCGCGGCGATGACCTGCGTGGAGCCGGACCGGCGGATGGCCGCCGCGCTGGCCGAGCGCTTCCCGCAGGTCGACGTGGTGGTCGTCCCGTTCGAGGAGTGGACCCCGCCGGCCGGTGGCGTGCCGGCGCTGGCCTGCGCGATGGCCTGGCACCTGCTCGATCCGGCCGGCCGCAACCGGCGGGCCCACGACGCGCTCGTCCCGGCGGCACGCTGGCCGTCTTCGCGCACCGCTACGACCACGTCGACCCGGCGCACCGGGCCGTGATCCGGGCCGCCGTCGAGTCGGCCGATCCGGGGTCGGGCCGGGACACCCCCGAGGACTGGTTCCACGCCGACGTCGCCGGCAGCGGCCTGTTCACCGACGTCGGCACCCGGCGGTTCCGCCGGGAGGTGCCGCTGGACACGGCCGCGTACCTGCGC
This genomic window contains:
- a CDS encoding non-ribosomal peptide synthetase, producing MSQEWTFPASFAQERVWMANQLDPESPVFNVSVPYRFPGAVDAEAATAALDRLVARHEALRTHLRVDDGVLVQVIRAHEPVRVPAEDLSGRSAAERDARVEELRGELARTPIPLDAPPLWRARLLRVDEGWWLMFVVHHAVFDSHSAVLFHRELAAITEATLAGVEPDLPELPIQYADFAVWQRGQLTGAELDRQLAFWTDHLTGAPPVTGLPLDRPRPARLGFAGDEVRFDLPEGLLDRVGALATGAAATPYMVLLAGFAALLSRISGDTDVVVGVSTAGRDSPELAPLIGMFVNPVALRCDVTGDPTFRELLNRVRDGLLNAMDHGQTPFQRIVEAVDPQRDPSVQPIFQTALNFIPDSGLDPVRLGTTKDDLAFDITTGESRLVYRTELFDRSSAEAVVERYVRLLDAAVGDPDRPVAGLPLLAPADADRLLGTGADDAHDVPPSTVPDEVQRQAAATPDAVALVCDGVGLTYAELNTAANRLARLLVARGAGPEDRVALALPRSCDLVVAILAVLKSGAAYVPVDTTYPAGRIGYLLEDAAPALVVAAPETAALVPGEALVLDGEVGADQSGADLTDADRRAPLRPEHPAYVLYTSGSTGRPKGVVVEHRAATAYLAWARHTYPGLAGTALLHSPVAFDLTVTGLLGTLTAGGTVRLAAIDEPAARAGGRPDFLKVTPSHLPLLDGELSPTTDLVIGGEALTGEQLAGWRAAHGDVAVINEYGPTEATVGCVAARIAPGEPVPPGPVPIGTPTWNTRALLLDAALQPVPSGVVGELYVAGTQLARGYHRRPGLTAERFLPCPYGPPGQRMYATGDLARRRPDGSLEYLGRRDDQVKVRGMRIELGEIEAALLAHPDVRAAAAAVRIDSGEPVLVGYLVGPAVEESVRAELARELPAHLVPSALVRLDALPLTPNGKLDRAALPAPATVAPAEDSYVPPRTDAESLVAEVFAEILQVEKVGALDDFFALGGNSLRGMRAMARIRAEVDVELPMRALFSSPVVADLAARIEERIAAELDGLSDTEVAALLAAEEEAR
- a CDS encoding non-ribosomal peptide synthetase/MFS transporter encodes the protein MTDLKDPTREAARQALIARRLRARQAAPTARITPRPADAEVPLSYAQERVWFMDQLAPGEAAYHIAVPLRVRGPLDVDALRAALATLTARHESLRTRFPADADGRPTVVVSGTVEVPLTIVDAADEQSAQALVDAAAAEPFDLAQGPLLRALLVRLAEDDHVLFLAQHHIVGDGWSVDVLLRDLITAYRGGEPPTLPVQYGDFAVWEARELDGPQARAHVDYWKQRLAGITPLELPVDRPRPATQTYRGDFVEFTVGRDVLDRLGELTRAAGGTLFMTLLAAYQVLLARHAGQEDFAVGASVAGRSAPELENVVGMFINMLPLRAELAGDPSFTELLERTRRGVLDAFEHADVPFAKVVHELGLPRDVSRSPVFQSMFVLQNYEMGRFSGVSGVSGAEAVSFDWTPMELRATRFDFELHAVEVADGLWGKLVFNTDLFDRDTVERMAARWTALLDAIVAAPDTPVSRLALLPAGERELLAAWNDTAADFPREQTLHGPIEERAAATPDAVALTVEGRSLTYAELNAAANRVAHRLRAAGVRPETLVGVCAERSVELVAALLGVLKAGGAYLPLDPEYPADRLAFMLTDADAPVVLVQRHLRDVLPATAAEVLDLDDAPVWADQPTTDPAPTAGPEHLAYVIYTSGSTGRPKGVPNTHRGIVNRLDWMQKTYRLGADDAVLQKTPASFDVSVWEFFWPLREGARLVLAKPGGHKDAGYLRDLLVAERITTAHFVPSMLTVFLAEEGVEAATALRRVICSGEELPLASAVDFTARLPWCGLHNLYGPTEAAIDVTAWACEPARLAEVTGVPIGAPIANLRLHVLDPAGGQCPVGVAGELHIGGVGLARGYHRRPALTAEKFVPDPYSGQPGDRLYRTGDLARWVVGPDGSGVIEFLGRIDHQVKLRGLRIELGEIESALRDQPGVTEAAVIVREDSPGDKRLTAYLVGSAEHGAVKAALKETLPEYMVPAAFVTLDALPLSPNGKLDRRALPAPVVTREASVALVEPRDDTERALAAIWSEVLGVDTLGIDDDFFDLGGHSMLATQVVAKIRKAELGGRAVGVMDLFQQRTIRDLAGFITGDATQEGPRRLLYELTKPVPADRRVLSYVCVPYGGGSAIVYQPLADALPAGHALWSLAIPGHDVGLAEDALPFEELTGRVAEEILARVEGPIALYGHCGVGSAIVAEVARKVEAAGRDIEAVYIGAMFPFARPKGLFARARNRLEQLRSNRHYASWLKSMGVDTDELDPEQADRIISNMRADSRASEEYFTRLLDQRATKLRAPIISVVGSEDPVTDYYRERYAEWQFLSDTLGLVVLDQAGHFFLKYRAGELAEIVTRVHPAVTAGDVTPLGPAARGEDADWVVLDRLRVGAAEQPAKAVVKPSMGRFLAVTVGQLVSSTGSALTAFALPIWLFNRTGSVADLGLLWALALVCGVLMLPVAGAIIDRVDRRKVMMLTSSVAGTVQLVLAALLWTDSLVLWHIYALVALSSVAGSFQRIAFQSAVPQLVPKRYLGHAMGITQLSTGVATLLMPVFAAGLLAAIELKGILLVDVASYVVAIATLAVVRFPDLLGWRPRERLLVAIANGMRYSWQHRGFRLMLGYFALGNIFLAPALVLATPLVLSFGGPTQVAQVALAEAAGAVAGGVLMSVWGGPRRRRMIGVLIGNLATAIGCVLIGLDASLTMICVGMCWLAMAMTTAQSIYATIVQVKVPQRFHGRVFSLNQTISWSTLPIGFALLAPGATALFEPMLAPGGALADSVGAVIGTGPGRGIGFAYVCFGLILVLITLGGFAIRLLRRFDLEVEDSLPDDLIGAQERERRLAARAAERAEGELVEA
- a CDS encoding serpin family protein, with the protein product MNPLHGPLARYAERLHRAAGDDHHVTSPLGAWLLLALTGTAASGDDRRALAEALGTDVEQAAATARALLETPHPLVASASAVWERRPFDGLARWRAGLPRRTATGPLPGAAALDAWAREHTAGLIDRFPVEVTPQTLLVLASALATRLSWADPFEVTEAAGLGAGSAWAGRLRRALRTPQWGHDCAIANTARAGEVAVHAAPARPVAEGDGAGMLVVSVAAAPEVAAGDVLAAAQELAVAAATGAIPGRRSLFDLPLGDTPLWSLSERPTRTFAADGREEQATAVLPCWAVQSTHDLSGAGFGFDAAARALGTLIDAPLPAYEVRQTAVARFGRFGFEAAALTGMAMAVALPPEGVARIAELRFGHPYAVVAVATDDAGGPWHGVPVYSAWVAEPAELPESELADPPTDW
- a CDS encoding NUDIX hydrolase, producing the protein MHPELPADLPVVERRAVRLVVRDVTDRLLLFHTHDPDHPRLGTWWELPGGGLDPGETYLEAAVRELREETGIVVRPDQVGAASWRRRASFVHRQRRHLQDEVVVPVRLPGPGPDVDETERLDYELEDYFGFRWWPLADLLAERPRCYPGRLPELLPAFLAGEEIDEPFELFS
- a CDS encoding class I SAM-dependent methyltransferase; translated protein: MSQLFGEVAGEYDEARPGYPAALVEAVRTYHGGSPGTLVEVGAGTGLATRTLLGLGAAMTCVEPDRRMAAALAERFPQVDVVVVPFEEWTPPAGGVPALACAMAWHLLDPAGRNRRAHDALVPAARWPSSRTATTTSTRRTGP